One part of the Treponema peruense genome encodes these proteins:
- a CDS encoding M15 family metallopeptidase, with protein sequence MLRKSVVFAVFVPIVLMACTKPAKADASLQKAQSGTEAAVSPELRKLDTVLSVMSERAKEAVTISSKKEFLSDLEAVLTAEKKYRSDDLPLYTLIDKKNPVSADYVPKDLVPLVKNDLFSINRNDLSLRPDAYEALKELSAAALSDGIKILVSSTYRSYKYQENLFNYWVSVDGLEEAERESSRPGTSQHQLGSVIDFGSITDDFAETKMGQWIYANASDYGWSLSFPKGYEDVTGYRWECWHFRFIGKEACAFQKKYFSNIQQFMLEFIDIWKSS encoded by the coding sequence ATGCTTCGTAAAAGTGTTGTTTTTGCAGTATTTGTTCCGATTGTATTGATGGCCTGTACAAAACCGGCAAAGGCAGACGCTTCATTACAAAAGGCGCAGAGCGGTACAGAAGCGGCTGTTTCACCTGAATTAAGAAAACTGGACACTGTTCTTTCTGTTATGTCTGAACGTGCAAAAGAGGCTGTTACAATCAGCAGCAAAAAAGAATTTCTTTCTGACCTTGAAGCCGTACTCACTGCAGAAAAAAAATACCGCAGTGATGATTTGCCGCTGTACACACTTATAGACAAGAAAAATCCTGTTTCAGCGGACTATGTTCCCAAAGATCTTGTTCCGCTTGTAAAAAATGATTTGTTCAGCATAAACAGAAATGATCTTTCACTCAGACCCGATGCGTACGAGGCGTTAAAAGAACTTTCTGCAGCAGCTCTTTCTGACGGAATAAAAATTCTTGTAAGTTCAACATACCGTTCCTATAAATATCAGGAAAATCTATTCAATTACTGGGTTTCTGTAGACGGGCTTGAAGAGGCTGAACGTGAAAGTTCGCGTCCTGGAACAAGCCAGCATCAGCTTGGTTCTGTAATAGATTTTGGTTCGATAACCGATGACTTTGCAGAAACAAAAATGGGGCAGTGGATTTATGCAAATGCTTCTGATTACGGATGGTCACTTTCTTTTCCGAAAGGCTACGAAGACGTAACAGGATACCGCTGGGAATGCTGGCACTTCCGCTTTATAGGAAAAGAAGCCTGCGCTTTCCAGAAAAAATATTTTTCCAATATACAGCAGTTTATGCTTGAATTTATAGATATCTGGAAATCGAGCTGA
- the leuS gene encoding leucine--tRNA ligase, giving the protein MAYPFNTIEPKWQKYWDEHKTFRAEEKPGVPKSKRRYILDMFPYPSGAGLHVGHPEGYTATDIYCRYLRMNGYNVLHPMGYDAFGLPAENYAIKTGTHPAATTLKNIEHFTQQIKALGFSYDWDRCILTCTPDYYKWTQWIFLQLYKKGLAYEAETPINWCPSCKTGLANEEVKEGKCERCGATVTHKTIRQWILKITAYADRLIEDLDELDWPESVKLMQKNWIGRSEGAEVNFAVAGTDGKPTSENLTVYTTRADTLFGATYMVIAPEHKLVDKLATEDKKAEIKAYVEASAKKSDLERTDLAKTKTGVFTGSYGINPLNGKLIPIWISDYVLTSYGTGAIMAVPAHDERDWDFAKKFDLPIIKVVATKEEVASLAGGDEAKGAELLRNAAKNPEEYKKLAAAHPEVFDVAAECTSAKDGYAINSEQFTGLPTKETIPGMISWISEKGIGKKAVNYKLRDWVFSRQRYWGEPIPLVHCPKCGTVPLDEKELPLELPNVKTYQPTGTGESPLAGIDNWVNCKCPKCGGSARRETNTMPQWAGSCWYYLRYIDPKNNSEFVSSEKEKYWMPVDLYVGGAEHAVLHLLYARFWHKVLYDLGVVSTKEPFHRLVNQGMITSFAFQRANKSLVPVDQVEETAPGSGIYEAKDDHEKLERVVAKMSKSLKNVVNPDEMIKTYGADSVRMYEMFMGPLTVSKPWNTQGLIGVNRFLDKIWSISEKPVEDIDITAKLEDKALVSLRKTYAKTVKKVTDDTSSLNFNTAISQMMIFINECSKIDRLPRAMWEGFVKMLACYAPHLGEELWQKLGHTETLTYEKWPEFSEDFCKEDSKQIVVMINGKLRDKFEAAAGTAGDTLKEMALETAGAKKFLEGKTIIKTVVVPDKLVNIVAK; this is encoded by the coding sequence ATGGCATACCCATTCAATACTATTGAGCCAAAATGGCAGAAATACTGGGACGAACACAAGACTTTCCGTGCAGAAGAAAAACCCGGTGTACCCAAGTCAAAACGCAGATACATTCTTGACATGTTTCCTTACCCAAGCGGAGCGGGTCTTCATGTAGGACATCCCGAAGGATATACGGCAACAGACATTTACTGCCGCTACCTGCGCATGAACGGATACAATGTTCTTCACCCAATGGGATACGATGCATTCGGTCTTCCTGCAGAAAACTATGCTATCAAAACAGGAACACATCCTGCTGCAACCACGCTCAAAAATATCGAACACTTTACACAGCAGATTAAGGCCCTCGGATTCAGCTACGACTGGGACCGCTGCATTCTTACCTGCACCCCGGACTACTACAAGTGGACACAGTGGATTTTCCTGCAGCTTTACAAAAAAGGACTTGCCTACGAAGCAGAAACACCGATCAACTGGTGTCCAAGCTGCAAAACAGGTCTTGCAAATGAAGAAGTTAAAGAAGGAAAATGCGAACGCTGCGGTGCTACAGTTACACACAAAACAATCCGTCAGTGGATTCTTAAAATAACGGCTTATGCAGACCGCCTCATTGAAGATCTTGATGAACTTGACTGGCCCGAAAGCGTAAAACTCATGCAGAAAAACTGGATTGGCCGTTCAGAAGGTGCCGAAGTAAATTTTGCAGTTGCCGGAACTGACGGAAAACCGACTTCTGAAAATCTTACTGTTTACACAACACGCGCAGACACTTTGTTTGGTGCAACCTACATGGTCATAGCTCCGGAACACAAACTTGTAGACAAACTTGCAACAGAAGACAAAAAAGCAGAAATAAAGGCTTATGTAGAAGCATCTGCAAAAAAGAGCGACCTTGAACGCACCGACCTTGCAAAAACAAAGACCGGTGTTTTCACAGGAAGTTACGGAATTAATCCCCTTAACGGAAAACTCATTCCTATATGGATTTCTGACTACGTTCTTACAAGCTACGGTACGGGAGCAATCATGGCTGTTCCTGCACACGATGAGCGCGACTGGGACTTTGCAAAGAAATTTGATCTTCCCATAATAAAAGTTGTTGCAACAAAAGAAGAAGTTGCTTCACTCGCCGGCGGTGACGAGGCAAAAGGAGCAGAACTTCTCAGAAATGCGGCAAAAAATCCGGAAGAATACAAAAAACTTGCAGCGGCCCACCCCGAAGTATTTGATGTTGCTGCGGAATGCACTTCTGCAAAAGACGGATACGCAATCAACTCTGAACAGTTCACGGGACTTCCTACAAAAGAGACAATTCCCGGAATGATTTCGTGGATAAGCGAAAAGGGAATAGGAAAAAAAGCCGTAAACTACAAACTCCGCGACTGGGTATTCAGCAGACAAAGATACTGGGGAGAACCCATTCCTCTTGTTCACTGCCCCAAATGCGGAACAGTTCCCCTTGACGAAAAAGAGCTTCCTCTTGAACTTCCGAATGTAAAAACCTACCAGCCGACAGGAACAGGAGAAAGCCCTCTTGCCGGAATTGACAACTGGGTTAACTGCAAATGCCCCAAATGCGGTGGAAGTGCAAGACGCGAAACAAACACCATGCCTCAGTGGGCAGGAAGCTGCTGGTACTACTTAAGGTACATTGACCCAAAAAACAACAGTGAATTCGTATCTTCTGAAAAAGAAAAATACTGGATGCCTGTTGATCTTTATGTCGGAGGAGCTGAACACGCAGTTCTTCACCTTCTTTACGCAAGATTCTGGCACAAGGTACTTTACGATCTTGGTGTTGTAAGCACAAAAGAACCGTTCCACAGACTTGTAAACCAGGGAATGATTACATCGTTTGCATTCCAGAGGGCAAACAAATCACTAGTTCCTGTTGATCAGGTAGAAGAGACAGCTCCGGGAAGCGGAATCTACGAAGCAAAGGATGATCATGAGAAACTTGAGCGCGTTGTTGCAAAGATGAGCAAGTCTCTCAAAAATGTCGTTAACCCCGACGAAATGATCAAAACTTACGGGGCAGACTCTGTAAGAATGTATGAAATGTTCATGGGTCCGCTTACCGTATCAAAGCCGTGGAACACACAGGGACTTATAGGCGTTAACCGCTTCCTTGACAAAATCTGGTCCATAAGCGAAAAGCCGGTGGAAGACATTGACATAACAGCAAAACTCGAAGACAAGGCTCTTGTTTCACTCAGAAAAACCTATGCCAAAACCGTAAAAAAAGTTACCGACGACACTTCGTCACTTAACTTCAACACGGCCATAAGCCAGATGATGATTTTCATCAATGAGTGTTCAAAGATTGACCGTCTGCCGCGTGCAATGTGGGAAGGATTTGTAAAGATGCTGGCATGCTACGCTCCGCATTTGGGAGAAGAACTCTGGCAGAAACTGGGACACACAGAAACCCTTACCTACGAAAAGTGGCCTGAATTCAGCGAAGACTTCTGCAAAGAAGACAGCAAGCAGATTGTTGTCATGATAAACGGAAAACTCCGCGACAAGTTCGAAGCTGCAGCCGGAACAGCAGGAGACACACTCAAAGAAATGGCTCTTGAAACTGCCGGTGCAAAAAAATTCCTTGAAGGAAAGACAATAATAAAAACCGTTGTTGTTCCTGACAAACTTGTAAATATAGTTGCAAAATAA